Proteins from one Pseudarthrobacter sp. BIM B-2242 genomic window:
- a CDS encoding ATP-binding cassette domain-containing protein, with protein sequence MTFRPAPLRAAAALAVVFIAARVIYRILFNGAGLGEPVLLDLPSMRLPAPYAHVVFLGPVSGPGLWAAVVSALPIAGMFLAFGLLNAWVDVARGFVHLARRGPMQGLARTLVVAWAALPALADAVTSVRLAFRLRGERFGPRALVPVLERTLEHAARVAAALELCGFGSRAPHCAGNDDGGPLLVRDAQFRIGDASVNVPGFTPSSGSITVMTGPTGSGKSTVLRGIAGLLSHVDGGEISGTVRVAGAHRATTPPRDTARHVGVVLQNPRAAFASTRVRDEISLALELRGTPSAAAKARVLEVADRIGVSALLDRNISTLSAGEATLVAIAAAVVDDPALLLVDEPLADLDTSARGRVIAVLSALARDAGVCVIVAEHRAEALVPIADSWWTIDDGALVPGAAPTASVPAVAHPTPTPETGHAPVLAAANLAVHRKGKALVSDASLTLNRGEVVALVGPNGAGKSSLLVALALGEGTVNGGTLGGGRVALVPDASDDLFTRDTVAGELRAAEHRQARGKGARPEPGSAASRLARLRGDVRIPIGHEHPRDLSAGERRILAITLQTMDHPQVLLIDEPTRGLDPAARTAVAAALRAAADDGAAVLIATHDLSFAHSLGARILPMRDGVAPSTASEKTESAPEPHLPLPRQENARARPRVTEQSDTHAPTRQHRHRMPRGAELAVLAAANVLALAAFCWPLLAAAFPEDAAASLPYAALAIAPLAVVAIVVSLDGSVSSAHTVALLGVLAAVGSAVRVASTGVGGVEAVFILLILAGRAFGARFGMLLGAATIALSSALWGGIGPWTPFQIFACAWVGAGAGLLPRRVRGKAELWMLCGYGIVASYLFGLLTNLWFWPFAVGAGTGISYLPGAPLGTNISSFLLYSLVTSTAGWDTLRAVTTIIGIAVVGRAILAALRRVKPVSSAGAHAAQAQPAQPRDRLHLKV encoded by the coding sequence ATGACCTTTCGACCCGCGCCGCTACGAGCAGCGGCGGCTCTCGCCGTCGTCTTCATCGCGGCGCGGGTCATTTACCGCATCCTCTTCAACGGGGCGGGACTTGGCGAACCGGTCCTACTCGACCTCCCGTCGATGCGGCTGCCGGCCCCGTACGCGCATGTGGTTTTTCTCGGCCCGGTCAGCGGACCCGGCCTGTGGGCCGCGGTGGTATCCGCCCTGCCGATTGCCGGGATGTTCCTCGCCTTCGGCCTGCTCAACGCCTGGGTGGACGTGGCCCGCGGCTTCGTGCACCTGGCCCGCCGCGGTCCCATGCAAGGTTTGGCCCGGACGCTTGTGGTGGCGTGGGCGGCGCTTCCGGCGCTTGCCGACGCCGTCACCTCCGTCCGCCTGGCGTTCCGCCTGCGGGGCGAACGGTTCGGCCCCCGCGCCCTGGTGCCCGTGCTCGAGCGCACCCTGGAACACGCGGCGCGGGTTGCCGCGGCGCTGGAGCTGTGCGGCTTCGGGAGCCGGGCGCCGCACTGTGCCGGGAACGACGACGGCGGCCCGCTTCTGGTGCGTGACGCACAGTTCCGCATCGGCGACGCCTCAGTGAACGTCCCGGGATTCACGCCGTCCAGCGGGTCCATCACGGTGATGACCGGCCCGACCGGGTCCGGCAAGTCCACCGTCCTGCGCGGCATCGCCGGCCTCCTCTCCCACGTCGACGGCGGCGAAATCTCCGGCACCGTGCGCGTCGCCGGAGCACACCGGGCCACCACGCCGCCGCGCGACACCGCACGCCACGTCGGCGTCGTCCTGCAGAATCCCCGCGCCGCCTTCGCCTCCACCCGGGTCCGGGACGAGATCTCCCTCGCCCTTGAGCTGCGCGGCACGCCATCCGCTGCCGCCAAGGCCCGGGTGCTCGAGGTCGCGGACCGCATCGGGGTGTCGGCGCTGCTGGACCGGAATATCAGCACCCTCTCCGCGGGTGAGGCAACGCTCGTGGCCATCGCCGCCGCGGTGGTGGATGATCCGGCCCTGCTCCTGGTGGACGAGCCCTTGGCCGACCTTGATACTTCGGCCCGCGGACGCGTCATCGCCGTGCTCAGCGCCCTCGCCCGTGATGCCGGAGTCTGCGTCATCGTGGCGGAGCACCGCGCGGAAGCACTCGTTCCCATTGCCGACTCGTGGTGGACCATCGACGACGGCGCCCTCGTGCCAGGTGCCGCGCCAACCGCTTCGGTCCCGGCTGTTGCACATCCAACACCCACTCCGGAAACGGGGCACGCGCCCGTCCTGGCGGCGGCCAACCTCGCGGTGCACCGCAAGGGCAAGGCGCTCGTGAGCGATGCGTCCCTGACCCTGAACCGCGGCGAAGTGGTGGCCCTGGTGGGACCAAACGGCGCCGGAAAGTCCTCCCTCCTGGTGGCGCTCGCCCTGGGCGAAGGAACGGTCAACGGCGGTACTCTCGGCGGCGGCCGCGTCGCCCTCGTCCCGGACGCCTCGGACGACCTCTTCACCAGGGACACGGTGGCAGGAGAGCTCCGCGCCGCCGAGCACCGCCAAGCCCGCGGAAAAGGCGCCCGGCCCGAACCAGGATCCGCGGCCTCACGCCTGGCCCGGTTGCGCGGAGACGTCCGGATTCCCATCGGGCACGAGCATCCCCGGGATCTCTCGGCCGGAGAGCGCAGGATCCTTGCCATCACGCTGCAGACCATGGACCACCCCCAGGTGCTCCTCATCGATGAGCCCACCCGCGGACTCGACCCTGCGGCACGCACGGCGGTCGCGGCTGCGCTGCGGGCAGCCGCGGACGACGGCGCGGCGGTCCTCATCGCCACCCACGACCTCTCCTTTGCCCACAGCCTTGGCGCCCGGATCCTCCCGATGCGTGACGGCGTCGCGCCCTCCACTGCGTCTGAGAAAACAGAATCCGCCCCGGAACCGCACCTCCCGCTCCCCCGGCAGGAAAACGCCCGAGCCCGGCCACGCGTCACCGAACAATCCGACACGCACGCCCCCACACGGCAGCACCGCCACCGGATGCCGCGCGGCGCCGAACTCGCCGTCCTCGCCGCCGCCAACGTCCTGGCCCTCGCAGCGTTCTGCTGGCCGCTGCTCGCAGCGGCCTTCCCCGAGGACGCCGCCGCGTCACTCCCCTACGCGGCGCTGGCCATCGCGCCGCTCGCCGTCGTCGCCATCGTGGTGTCCCTCGACGGCTCGGTGAGCTCGGCACACACGGTGGCGCTGCTCGGTGTCCTGGCAGCGGTCGGTTCCGCGGTGCGGGTGGCGAGCACCGGCGTCGGGGGCGTGGAGGCGGTCTTTATCCTGCTGATCCTGGCCGGCCGGGCCTTCGGCGCCCGGTTCGGCATGCTCCTCGGGGCTGCCACCATCGCCCTCTCCAGCGCCCTGTGGGGCGGCATCGGGCCGTGGACGCCGTTCCAGATCTTCGCCTGCGCGTGGGTGGGGGCGGGCGCCGGGCTGCTCCCCCGGCGGGTGCGGGGCAAGGCCGAACTGTGGATGCTGTGCGGCTACGGCATCGTGGCGTCGTACCTGTTCGGGCTGCTGACCAACCTGTGGTTCTGGCCCTTCGCGGTGGGGGCCGGCACCGGCATCTCCTACCTGCCCGGCGCGCCGCTGGGCACCAACATCAGCAGCTTCCTGCTCTACTCGCTGGTGACCTCGACGGCGGGCTGGGACACCCTGCGTGCCGTCACCACCATCATCGGAATCGCCGTGGTGGGGCGGGCCATCCTCGCCGCCCTCCGGCGGGTGAAGCCCGTCTCCAGCGCGGGCGCGCACGCGGCGCAGGCCCAACCCGCCCAGCCCAGGGACCGGCTTCACCTCAAGGTCTGA
- a CDS encoding DUF6262 family protein, which translates to MNRPDNSRHLIKAAQQRAALTRSKAVQALRALHADGRPITFDAVARYARVSRSWLYTQPDLRAEIEHLRQNQASAEPTQESPAQRASEASLRQRLEAANDRIRRLNDENQRLRQQLAHALGQRRQSP; encoded by the coding sequence ATGAACCGCCCCGATAACAGCCGGCACCTGATCAAAGCTGCACAGCAGCGCGCGGCGCTCACCCGGTCCAAAGCCGTCCAAGCGCTGCGCGCCCTGCACGCGGACGGCCGCCCGATCACCTTCGACGCCGTCGCCAGATACGCCCGGGTCTCCCGGTCCTGGCTTTACACCCAGCCCGACCTCCGCGCAGAAATCGAACACCTCCGCCAAAACCAGGCCTCGGCGGAGCCCACACAGGAATCACCCGCACAGCGGGCAAGCGAGGCCTCGCTACGGCAACGACTCGAAGCCGCCAACGACAGAATCCGGCGACTCAACGACGAGAACCAACGCCTGCGACAGCAACTCGCACACGCCCTCGGACAACGCCGCCAAAGTCCATGA
- a CDS encoding helix-turn-helix transcriptional regulator — protein sequence MPEQRRIGYRWNLRALMARRNLWKTTELMPLLRSRGINLSESQVYRLVTATPERIPARTFAALCDILDCTPNDLFEPFVEMRAAATANAPQRSEDLGIQPGSPIAKRIRLVTPEDGE from the coding sequence ATGCCTGAACAGCGCCGGATCGGCTACCGCTGGAACTTGCGTGCTCTCATGGCCAGGCGCAACCTCTGGAAGACAACCGAGTTGATGCCCCTTCTGAGGTCCCGCGGAATCAACCTCTCCGAGAGCCAGGTCTACCGGCTGGTCACGGCCACGCCGGAACGCATTCCGGCCAGGACGTTCGCGGCGCTTTGCGACATCCTGGACTGCACGCCGAACGACCTGTTCGAACCATTCGTTGAGATGCGGGCCGCGGCGACGGCAAACGCGCCGCAGCGCAGCGAAGATCTCGGAATCCAACCAGGTAGCCCGATAGCCAAGCGCATCCGGCTCGTCACGCCTGAGGACGGTGAGTAG
- the metH gene encoding methionine synthase — protein MPRFALDIDSVPRPVRAQELLDAVNHRVVIADGAMGTMLQGRELSLDDDFLGLEGCNEILNHTRPDVLADIHDAYFATGIDAVETNTFGANWSNLSDYGIDDRIEELARKGAEIARERAEAAEKTDGRMRWVLGSMGPGTKLPSLGHTTYDYLKQTFALQAEGLIDGGADAFLIETSQDLLQTKAAVNGCKQAIVTRGIRLPIFVEVTVETTGTMLMGSEIGAALTALEPLGVDAIGLNCATGPDEMSEHLRHLSKQSSVAIACMPNAGLPVLGPNGAHYPLSPTELATAHEQFVREFGLGLVGGCCGTTPEHMAAVVERLAPLRAAAAVTSGGRGADGSRVPTEREAGIASLYHHVNFDQESAYLAIGERTNANGSKAFRQAMLEERWDDCVDIAREQVRVGAHLLDVCIDYVGRDGVADIKEVVSRFASASTLPLVIDSTEPPVLRAGLELIGGRPVVNSVNYEDGDGPDSRFARIMPLVKEHGTAVIALTIDEQGQARTTEGKVAIASRLVDALVGEWGMRVEDIIVDALTFPIATGQEETRRDGIETIEAIRQITAKYPGINTTLGVSNVSFGLNPAARMALNSVFLHEAVQAGLTSGIIDAAKIVPLASLPEEQRKVALDLVYDRREYDADGNVTYDPLNIMLDMFAGVDTAALKDQRAAELAALPTGERLQRRIIDGEGKGLEEDLDLARSEGMTPLGIINDQLLEGMKVVGERFGAGEMQLPFVLQSAEVMKNAVALLEPHMEKSDASGKGTMVIATVRGDVHDIGKNLVDIILTNNGYKVINIGIKQGIAEIMAAAEEHNADVIGMSGLLVKSTVVMKENLAELQSRGLAKKWPIVLGGAALTRAYVEQDLAEQFEGTVRYAKDAFEGLALMEPLVQVARGADPAAVGLPPLKKRIHKGGPKFTVTEPESMPGRSDVAADNHVPSPPFWGTRIVRGVSLHDYSTFLDERATFMGQWGLKPGRGDDGASYEELVEREGRPRLRYWLDRILGEGMLDASVAYGYFPVVSEGEQVVVLHHGEDRDGVLGTPGLLAPDGGSGGPIGTDRLRFNFPRQRRDRHLCLADFVRSRESGTIDVLPVQLVTAGSKIEEVTSELFAGNHYRDYYELNGLVMQLTEALAEFWHARIRSELGFAAEEPKDKAGLFKLEYRGARFSLGYPACPDMEDRRKVTELLKPERMGVVLSDELMLHPEQSTDAFVFHHPEAKYFKV, from the coding sequence ATGCCTCGTTTTGCGCTTGATATTGATTCCGTGCCCCGTCCCGTCCGCGCCCAGGAGCTGCTGGATGCGGTGAACCACCGGGTCGTCATTGCCGATGGGGCCATGGGCACCATGCTGCAGGGCCGGGAGCTGTCACTCGACGACGACTTCCTGGGGCTGGAAGGCTGCAACGAGATCCTCAACCACACGCGCCCGGATGTCCTCGCGGACATCCACGACGCGTACTTCGCCACGGGCATCGACGCTGTCGAAACCAACACCTTCGGCGCCAACTGGTCCAACCTCTCCGACTACGGCATCGACGACCGGATCGAAGAGCTCGCCCGCAAGGGCGCCGAGATCGCCCGCGAACGCGCCGAAGCGGCAGAAAAAACCGACGGCCGCATGCGCTGGGTCCTGGGCTCCATGGGGCCGGGCACCAAGCTCCCCAGCCTCGGCCACACCACCTACGACTACCTCAAGCAGACCTTCGCCCTGCAGGCCGAGGGCCTCATCGACGGCGGCGCGGACGCCTTCCTCATCGAAACCAGCCAGGACCTCCTGCAGACCAAAGCCGCGGTCAACGGCTGCAAGCAGGCCATCGTCACCCGCGGCATCAGGCTCCCCATCTTCGTGGAAGTGACCGTCGAAACTACCGGAACCATGCTCATGGGCTCCGAAATCGGCGCCGCACTCACCGCTCTCGAGCCGCTCGGCGTCGACGCTATCGGACTGAACTGCGCCACCGGGCCGGACGAGATGAGCGAGCACCTCCGCCACCTCTCCAAGCAGTCCTCCGTGGCCATCGCCTGCATGCCCAATGCCGGCCTCCCCGTCCTCGGCCCCAACGGCGCGCACTACCCGCTCTCACCCACCGAACTCGCCACCGCGCACGAGCAGTTCGTGCGCGAATTCGGCCTGGGCCTGGTGGGCGGCTGCTGCGGTACGACGCCGGAGCACATGGCCGCCGTCGTCGAACGCCTTGCGCCGTTGCGCGCCGCCGCCGCGGTCACCAGCGGCGGGCGGGGCGCCGATGGCAGCCGCGTTCCCACCGAGCGTGAAGCCGGCATCGCGTCCCTCTACCACCACGTGAACTTCGACCAGGAGTCCGCGTACCTCGCCATCGGCGAGCGCACCAACGCGAACGGTTCGAAGGCGTTCCGCCAGGCGATGCTGGAAGAGCGCTGGGACGACTGCGTGGACATCGCCCGCGAACAGGTCCGCGTCGGCGCACACCTGCTGGACGTCTGCATCGACTATGTGGGGCGCGACGGCGTGGCCGACATCAAGGAGGTCGTCTCACGGTTCGCGTCGGCCTCCACCCTCCCGCTCGTCATCGACTCCACCGAACCGCCCGTGCTGCGGGCCGGGCTGGAACTCATCGGCGGCCGCCCGGTGGTCAACTCGGTCAACTACGAGGACGGCGACGGCCCGGACAGCCGCTTCGCGCGCATCATGCCGCTCGTAAAGGAACACGGCACCGCCGTGATCGCCCTGACCATCGACGAACAGGGCCAGGCACGCACCACCGAGGGCAAGGTGGCCATCGCCTCACGCCTCGTCGACGCCCTGGTGGGCGAATGGGGCATGCGGGTCGAGGACATCATCGTGGACGCCCTGACCTTCCCCATCGCCACCGGCCAGGAAGAAACCCGCCGGGACGGCATCGAAACCATCGAGGCCATCCGCCAGATCACCGCCAAGTACCCCGGCATCAACACCACCCTCGGCGTTTCGAATGTGTCCTTCGGCCTGAACCCGGCAGCGCGCATGGCCCTGAACTCGGTGTTCCTGCACGAGGCCGTCCAGGCCGGCCTGACCAGCGGCATCATCGACGCCGCCAAGATCGTGCCGCTCGCCTCGCTCCCGGAGGAGCAGCGGAAGGTGGCCCTGGACCTCGTCTATGACCGCCGCGAATACGACGCCGACGGCAACGTGACCTACGATCCCCTCAACATCATGCTGGACATGTTCGCCGGCGTCGACACCGCAGCGCTCAAGGATCAGCGCGCCGCGGAACTCGCGGCGCTGCCCACCGGCGAACGCCTGCAGCGGCGCATCATCGACGGCGAAGGCAAGGGCCTCGAAGAGGACCTCGACCTGGCGCGCTCCGAAGGCATGACCCCGCTCGGCATCATCAATGACCAACTGCTCGAAGGCATGAAGGTCGTCGGTGAGCGCTTCGGCGCCGGCGAGATGCAGCTGCCCTTCGTACTCCAGTCCGCCGAGGTCATGAAGAACGCGGTGGCCCTGCTCGAGCCGCACATGGAGAAGTCGGATGCCTCGGGCAAGGGCACCATGGTGATCGCCACCGTCCGCGGCGACGTGCACGACATCGGCAAGAACCTGGTGGACATCATCCTCACCAACAACGGCTACAAAGTCATCAACATCGGCATCAAGCAGGGCATCGCCGAGATCATGGCCGCAGCCGAGGAACACAACGCCGACGTCATCGGCATGTCCGGGCTGCTCGTGAAGTCCACCGTGGTGATGAAGGAGAACCTCGCCGAACTCCAGTCCCGCGGCCTCGCGAAGAAGTGGCCCATCGTCCTCGGCGGCGCAGCTCTGACCCGCGCCTACGTGGAGCAGGACCTGGCGGAGCAGTTTGAAGGCACCGTCCGGTACGCCAAGGACGCCTTCGAGGGCCTCGCCCTCATGGAACCGCTGGTGCAGGTGGCCCGCGGCGCCGACCCCGCCGCCGTCGGCCTTCCGCCGCTGAAGAAGCGGATCCACAAGGGCGGCCCGAAGTTCACGGTGACCGAGCCGGAGTCAATGCCCGGCCGGTCCGACGTCGCCGCCGACAACCACGTGCCGTCACCGCCGTTCTGGGGCACCCGCATCGTGCGCGGCGTCTCGCTCCACGACTACTCCACCTTCCTCGACGAGCGCGCCACCTTCATGGGGCAGTGGGGCCTCAAGCCCGGCCGCGGCGACGACGGCGCCTCTTACGAGGAACTGGTGGAACGCGAGGGCCGGCCGCGCCTGCGCTACTGGCTGGACCGCATCCTCGGCGAGGGAATGCTGGACGCATCCGTCGCCTACGGCTACTTCCCGGTGGTCTCCGAGGGGGAGCAGGTTGTGGTGCTGCACCACGGCGAGGACCGCGACGGCGTCCTCGGCACCCCCGGACTGCTCGCCCCCGACGGCGGGTCAGGCGGCCCGATCGGCACCGACCGGCTGCGGTTTAATTTCCCGCGTCAGCGCCGCGACCGGCACCTGTGCCTCGCCGACTTTGTCCGCTCCCGCGAATCGGGAACGATCGACGTCCTGCCGGTGCAGCTGGTCACCGCCGGCTCGAAGATCGAGGAAGTCACGTCCGAACTGTTCGCCGGGAACCACTACCGCGACTACTACGAGCTCAACGGCCTGGTCATGCAGCTCACCGAGGCGCTGGCGGAATTTTGGCATGCGCGGATCCGCTCCGAGCTGGGCTTCGCGGCCGAGGAGCCCAAGGACAAGGCCGGCCTGTTCAAGCTCGAGTACCGCGGTGCACGATTCTCACTTGGCTACCCCGCCTGCCCGGACATGGAGGACCGCCGCAAGGTGACGGAGCTCCTGAAACCCGAGCGGATGGGCGTGGTCCTCAGCGACGAGCTGATGCTGCACCCGGAACAGTCCACCGACGCGTTTGTGTTCCACCACCCGGAGGCGAAGTACTTCAAGGTGTGA
- the fdhA gene encoding formaldehyde dehydrogenase, glutathione-independent → MSGNRAVAYKEPGVVEIINTDYPTFELKDGPGVNPANVGRKVPHGAILRTVTTNICGSDQHMVRGRTTAPKDLVLGHEITGEVVEVGPDVEFIKVGDIVSVPFNISCGRCRNCKERKTGICLNVNPDRPGSAYGYVDMGGWVGGQAEYVLVPYADWNLLRFPDRDQALEKIMDLTMLSDIFPTGFHGAVTAGVGVGSTVYIAGAGPVGLAAAVGAQLLGAAVVIVGDMNEDRLAQARSFGCETVNVTNGDPKDQIEQILGVPEVDCGVDAVGFEARGHGKDASHEAPATVLNSLMDITAAGGALGIPGLYVTGDPGGVDEAAKHGSLSLSLGTGWAKSLSFTTGQCPVMSYNRQLMMAILHDKVQIAKAVNAKAIPLEDAPRGYAEFDAGSATKFVLNPNGYVKA, encoded by the coding sequence ATGTCAGGAAACAGAGCCGTCGCCTACAAAGAACCCGGTGTCGTCGAAATCATCAACACCGACTACCCGACGTTCGAACTCAAAGATGGGCCTGGCGTTAATCCCGCCAATGTGGGCCGAAAAGTACCCCACGGCGCGATCCTGCGCACGGTGACCACCAATATCTGCGGCTCGGACCAGCACATGGTGAGGGGCCGGACCACAGCCCCAAAGGACCTCGTCCTCGGCCATGAAATCACCGGTGAAGTGGTGGAGGTCGGTCCGGACGTGGAGTTCATCAAGGTGGGCGACATTGTCTCCGTACCTTTCAATATCTCCTGCGGCCGGTGCCGGAACTGCAAGGAGCGCAAGACGGGCATCTGCCTGAACGTCAACCCTGACCGCCCGGGCAGCGCCTATGGTTATGTGGATATGGGCGGCTGGGTGGGCGGCCAAGCCGAATATGTGCTGGTCCCCTATGCTGACTGGAACCTGCTCAGGTTCCCGGATCGCGACCAGGCCCTGGAAAAGATCATGGACCTGACCATGCTTTCCGATATCTTCCCCACAGGCTTTCACGGCGCCGTCACCGCCGGGGTGGGCGTCGGATCCACTGTCTATATTGCCGGTGCCGGCCCGGTGGGCCTCGCGGCCGCCGTCGGCGCCCAGCTGCTCGGTGCAGCCGTGGTGATTGTCGGCGACATGAACGAAGACCGCCTGGCTCAGGCCCGATCCTTCGGCTGCGAAACGGTGAACGTCACAAACGGCGATCCGAAGGACCAGATCGAGCAAATCCTTGGCGTCCCCGAAGTTGATTGCGGCGTCGACGCCGTAGGGTTTGAAGCCCGCGGTCACGGCAAGGACGCCTCCCACGAGGCCCCCGCCACCGTGCTGAACTCGCTCATGGACATCACCGCTGCAGGCGGGGCTCTGGGCATTCCCGGCCTGTATGTCACCGGCGACCCTGGTGGAGTTGACGAGGCAGCCAAGCACGGCTCCCTCTCGCTGTCCTTGGGTACCGGATGGGCAAAGTCCCTGTCGTTTACCACTGGACAGTGCCCCGTCATGTCATACAACCGCCAGCTGATGATGGCGATCCTGCACGACAAGGTTCAGATCGCCAAGGCAGTAAACGCGAAAGCGATCCCGCTTGAGGATGCACCGCGCGGTTACGCCGAATTTGACGCCGGTTCGGCGACGAAATTCGTGCTGAATCCGAACGGATACGTCAAGGCGTAG
- a CDS encoding Fis family transcriptional regulator → MSRPRKAEDPIRWPVPCNRCGQHHQTVARWPDGGVCGYCYQQAKRTRGVCACGHEGVLPGLIDNQPACRRCSGIRLNIDCETCGAEDELHSGGRWWTCVLGIVVDDLLTDPATGAIANDLIPLAAALKSMKRANSGMTWIRQKHVTAFLRNLAVAPKITHETFDELPDSRTREYVRGLLTEHGVLPQRDELRMRYDSWGAQALERVKDPQHLDVIRRYIRWHHQRRMNLMDEVTRGTFLRAKQEVTVAIDLLNWLTGHDIKLPELQQSHLDVWQAEGPTTRRIAERFLKWAIKTKAAPSGLTIVPHRRGTSPRLAKPGQDEALKRVTGADGLEARDRAAAILILVFGQQAENIARLTWNDVTITGELVTIQLGATRIALPDPLAEPWRELAANPGHDLTASHPNTDWVFRGVSPGRHIHPGHLTTRLSKLFSTRAARLGTLHELTKLAPVAIIAETLGYSPTTIERHATPQTQPPPTPGTSQQ, encoded by the coding sequence GTGAGTAGGCCACGCAAAGCAGAGGACCCGATCCGCTGGCCGGTCCCCTGCAACCGCTGCGGCCAGCACCACCAAACCGTCGCACGATGGCCCGACGGTGGAGTCTGTGGCTACTGCTACCAGCAAGCAAAGCGCACCCGAGGAGTCTGCGCCTGCGGACACGAAGGCGTCCTGCCCGGCCTCATCGATAACCAACCCGCATGCCGTCGATGCTCAGGCATCCGACTCAACATCGACTGCGAGACCTGCGGAGCCGAGGACGAACTCCACAGCGGCGGGCGCTGGTGGACCTGCGTCCTTGGCATTGTCGTAGATGACCTGCTCACCGACCCGGCCACGGGAGCCATCGCCAACGATCTGATCCCGCTGGCTGCCGCCCTGAAGTCGATGAAACGGGCCAACAGCGGCATGACCTGGATCCGCCAAAAGCACGTCACCGCATTCCTCCGCAACCTCGCGGTCGCACCAAAGATCACCCACGAAACCTTCGACGAACTGCCCGACTCACGCACCCGCGAATACGTCCGCGGACTCCTCACAGAACACGGAGTGCTCCCCCAACGCGACGAGCTCCGGATGCGCTACGACAGCTGGGGCGCACAAGCCCTAGAACGCGTGAAAGATCCCCAGCACCTTGACGTGATTCGCCGCTACATCCGCTGGCACCACCAACGACGAATGAACCTAATGGACGAAGTCACCCGCGGCACCTTCCTTCGCGCCAAACAGGAAGTCACCGTGGCCATCGACCTCCTCAACTGGCTCACCGGACATGACATCAAACTGCCCGAGTTGCAGCAATCCCACCTCGACGTATGGCAAGCCGAAGGGCCAACAACCCGGCGCATCGCCGAACGCTTCCTCAAATGGGCCATCAAAACCAAAGCCGCCCCATCCGGGCTCACCATCGTTCCGCACCGCCGCGGCACCAGCCCAAGACTCGCCAAGCCGGGACAGGACGAAGCACTCAAACGAGTCACCGGCGCCGACGGACTCGAAGCACGTGACCGGGCCGCCGCCATACTCATCCTCGTCTTCGGACAACAGGCCGAAAACATCGCACGACTAACCTGGAACGACGTGACCATCACCGGAGAACTGGTCACCATCCAGCTCGGGGCCACCCGAATCGCACTACCGGATCCGCTCGCCGAGCCATGGCGAGAACTCGCCGCAAACCCAGGGCACGACCTCACCGCCTCCCACCCCAACACTGATTGGGTATTCCGCGGAGTCTCGCCCGGACGACACATCCATCCCGGACACCTCACAACACGCCTCAGCAAGCTGTTCAGCACACGGGCCGCCCGACTGGGAACACTCCACGAACTCACCAAACTCGCACCCGTGGCCATCATCGCCGAAACCCTGGGATACTCCCCCACGACCATCGAACGCCACGCCACGCCACAGACTCAGCCGCCGCCTACGCCCGGTACATCGCAGCAGTAA
- a CDS encoding DUF2244 domain-containing protein codes for MTRGGFRWQLVMVSFMAVNAIVQIAFRWNQAWGAFLYLMLAMLIICAVFTAYLLYVRHYDGHFWDEEEARRQDWDRRGRQL; via the coding sequence ATGACGCGGGGCGGATTTCGCTGGCAGCTGGTCATGGTGTCCTTCATGGCCGTAAACGCAATCGTGCAAATTGCATTCCGGTGGAATCAAGCTTGGGGTGCCTTTCTTTACCTCATGCTGGCCATGCTGATTATCTGCGCGGTCTTCACCGCCTATCTGCTCTATGTGCGCCACTACGACGGTCATTTCTGGGACGAGGAAGAAGCCCGTCGCCAGGACTGGGATCGTCGGGGCCGGCAGCTTTAG